The Salvia splendens isolate huo1 chromosome 21, SspV2, whole genome shotgun sequence genome includes a window with the following:
- the LOC121783639 gene encoding probable trehalose-phosphate phosphatase 3 isoform X1 translates to MVKENMRRFYNKAVGYLSGPNSSGSQPSIVEPNQPDEICTSWLQEHPSALTWFNETTGEAMRGKKIVVFLDYDGTLSPIVNDPDRAFMSDAMRCAVREVAKHFPTAIISGRSRDKVYGFVKLDEIYYAGSHGMDIMGPPSHVNSYDNKFQTNTMDKKGNKTTIFQPAQEYLPTLKKLLEEMKQRTLDIPGVFVEDNTFCISVHYRHVLSEDCGDLEDRIRNLLSEYPIFHLTRGKKVLEIRPSIEWDKGDALSYLLKTLGFSDNGDDVIPFYIGDDKTDEDAFKVLKSRGQGHGIVVSTSPRETSASYSLKDPTEVLSFLLRLSRWGDTLKST, encoded by the exons ATGGTGAAGGAAAATATGAGGAGGTTTTACAATAAAGCTGTAGGCTATCTATCTGGGCCCAATTCATCTGGATCTCAACCCAGTATCGTAGAGCCCAATCAACCCGATGAAATATGTACTTCTTGGCTG CAGGAGCATCCTTCAGCATTAACTTGGTTTAATGAGACGACGGGCGAGGCGATGCGAGGGAAGAAAATAGTCGTGTTTTTGGACTATGATGGCACACTTTCTCCCATTGTTAATGATCCCGATCGCGCTTTCATGTCCGATGCG ATGCGATGTGCTGTGCGAGAGGTGGCAAAACACTTTCCAACGGCTATAATAAGCGGTAGAAGTCGTGACAAG GTGTATGGATTTGTTAAGCTGGATGAGATTTACTATGCTGGAAGCCATGGAATGGACATAATGGGGCCTCCATCGCATGTAAATTCTTATGACAACAAGTTTCAAACAAACACAATGGATAAAAAG GGCAACAAAACCACAATTTTCCAACCTGCTCAGGAGTACTTGCCTACACTTAAGAAG CTGTTAGAAGAGATGAAACAAAGAACCTTGGACATCCCCGGTGTGTTTGTGGAGGATAATACGTTTTGCATCTCTGTTCATTACAGACATGTCTTGAGCGAG GATTGTGGAGATTTGGAGGACAGAATACGTAATTTGCTTTCAGAATATCCTATATTTCATCTAACTCGTGGGAAGAAAGTTTTAGAGATTAGGCCTTCAATCGAGTGGGACAAAGGTGATGCTTTGTCATATCTTCTCAAAACGCTAGGGTTCTCGGATAATGGCGATGATGTCATCCCCTTCTACATTGGCGATGATAAAACTGACGAAGATGCATTTAAG GTTCTTAAGAGTAGAGGACAAGGCCATGGTATTGTTGTGTCAACGTCTCCGAGGGAAACTTCAGCTTCTTATTCTCTGAAAGATCCAACGGAAGTGCTCTCGTTTTTGCTTCGTTTGTCGAGGTGGGGTGACACACTAAAGTCGACGTGA
- the LOC121783639 gene encoding probable trehalose-phosphate phosphatase 3 isoform X2: protein MVKENMRRFYNKAVGYLSGPNSSGSQPSIVEPNQPDEICTSWLEHPSALTWFNETTGEAMRGKKIVVFLDYDGTLSPIVNDPDRAFMSDAMRCAVREVAKHFPTAIISGRSRDKVYGFVKLDEIYYAGSHGMDIMGPPSHVNSYDNKFQTNTMDKKGNKTTIFQPAQEYLPTLKKLLEEMKQRTLDIPGVFVEDNTFCISVHYRHVLSEDCGDLEDRIRNLLSEYPIFHLTRGKKVLEIRPSIEWDKGDALSYLLKTLGFSDNGDDVIPFYIGDDKTDEDAFKVLKSRGQGHGIVVSTSPRETSASYSLKDPTEVLSFLLRLSRWGDTLKST, encoded by the exons ATGGTGAAGGAAAATATGAGGAGGTTTTACAATAAAGCTGTAGGCTATCTATCTGGGCCCAATTCATCTGGATCTCAACCCAGTATCGTAGAGCCCAATCAACCCGATGAAATATGTACTTCTTGGCTG GAGCATCCTTCAGCATTAACTTGGTTTAATGAGACGACGGGCGAGGCGATGCGAGGGAAGAAAATAGTCGTGTTTTTGGACTATGATGGCACACTTTCTCCCATTGTTAATGATCCCGATCGCGCTTTCATGTCCGATGCG ATGCGATGTGCTGTGCGAGAGGTGGCAAAACACTTTCCAACGGCTATAATAAGCGGTAGAAGTCGTGACAAG GTGTATGGATTTGTTAAGCTGGATGAGATTTACTATGCTGGAAGCCATGGAATGGACATAATGGGGCCTCCATCGCATGTAAATTCTTATGACAACAAGTTTCAAACAAACACAATGGATAAAAAG GGCAACAAAACCACAATTTTCCAACCTGCTCAGGAGTACTTGCCTACACTTAAGAAG CTGTTAGAAGAGATGAAACAAAGAACCTTGGACATCCCCGGTGTGTTTGTGGAGGATAATACGTTTTGCATCTCTGTTCATTACAGACATGTCTTGAGCGAG GATTGTGGAGATTTGGAGGACAGAATACGTAATTTGCTTTCAGAATATCCTATATTTCATCTAACTCGTGGGAAGAAAGTTTTAGAGATTAGGCCTTCAATCGAGTGGGACAAAGGTGATGCTTTGTCATATCTTCTCAAAACGCTAGGGTTCTCGGATAATGGCGATGATGTCATCCCCTTCTACATTGGCGATGATAAAACTGACGAAGATGCATTTAAG GTTCTTAAGAGTAGAGGACAAGGCCATGGTATTGTTGTGTCAACGTCTCCGAGGGAAACTTCAGCTTCTTATTCTCTGAAAGATCCAACGGAAGTGCTCTCGTTTTTGCTTCGTTTGTCGAGGTGGGGTGACACACTAAAGTCGACGTGA